DNA from Gemmatimonadaceae bacterium:
TCGAGCACCGCGAGCGGCGCGTCGACGCGGTGCGCGGTGCGCAGCAGCGCCTGCACGTCCTTGGGGAAGCACGAACCGCCGTACCCCGGACCCGGGAAGAGGAAGGCGGACCCGATGCGCGAATCGCTGCCGATGCCCTTGCGCACGAGATCGACGTTGGCGCCGACCTTCTCGCACAATCCGGCGATCTCGTTCATGAACGAGATGCGCGTCGCGAGCATCGAGTTGGCGGCGTACTTGGTCATCTCCGCCGACGGGATGTCCATGAAGATGATCGGCTTGCCGGTGCGCACGAACGGCGCGTACAGCTCGGCCATCACCGAGCGCGCGAAGTCGCTCTCGACGCCGAGCACGACGCGGTCGGGCTTGAGGAAGTCGTCGATGGCCGCCCCTTCCTTGAGGAACTCGGGATTGGAGCAGACGTGGAACGGGAACTTCGCGTTTGCGGCCACCGCGGCGCGCACCTTCTCGGCCGTGCCGACCGGGACGGTCGATTTCGTGACGACGACGATTTCGCGCGCCATGAAGCGGCCGATGGTGTCGGCCACGGCCAGCACGTGCTTGAGGTCGGCCGAGCCGTCCTCGTCCGGCGGCGTGCCGACGGCGATAAAGACGACGTCCGCCGAAGCGACGGCCCCAGCGATGTCGATCGTGAACTTGAGGCGTCCCGCGCCCTGGTTGCGCTCGACGAGCGTGTCCAGTCCGGGTTCGTAGATCGGCAGGACGTTCTTCTTCAGTCCGTCGATCTTGGCCTGGTCAATATCGGCGCACGTGACGTTCGAGCCGGTCTCGGCGAAGCAGGCGCCGGCGACCAGGCCGACATATCCGGATCCGATGACGGTGATGTTCATCGACAGTGATGGCGGATGGCAGATGGCGGATGGCAGAACATTCGATCAGACCGCTGCGTGCTGGCGGGGAGCGTCGGGGGTGAGCGAGACGATGCGGGCCTTGCCGGGCTTGAGGCCGGCCGTGGCGTGGCGGGTGTCCACCACCAGCGAGGCGAGGTTGACCACGCGCTGGTAGTCCACCGCCTTGTGATTCGTGACGACCACCACGACGTCGGCGGCGACGAGCACTTCATCTGTCAGCGACACGCCCACCACCTCGTGCCCGTCCTCGCGGAAGCGCGGCACGTGCGGATCGTGGTACTCCACATGCGCGCCCTGCGCCTCGAGCAGCTTGATCACGTCCAGCGCCGGGCTCTCGCGCATGTCGTCGATGTCGTTCTTGTAGGCGACGCCGAGCACGAGCACGCGCGAGCCGTTGACCGCCTTCTTCACGTCGTTGAGCGCGCGGGCGACCTTCTCGACGACGTACGCCGGCATCGCGCTGTTGATCTCGCTCGCGAGGTCGATGAAGCGCGTCTTGTAGTTCAGCGTGCGCATCTTCCACGCGAGGTAGTGCGGATCGAGCGGAATGCAGTGCCCGCCGATGCCGGGGCCCGGCGTGAACTTCATGAAGCCGAACGGCTTGGTGGCCGCGGCCTCGATCACTTCCCAGACATCCACGCCCAGCCGGTCGCAGACGATCGCCATCTCGTTCACGAGCCCGATGTTGACCGACCGGAAGGTGTTCTCCAGCAGCTTCACCAGTTCCGCCGCCTCCGGCGACGACACCGGCACGGTGCGGTCGATGCACGACGAGTACAGGCGCGACGCCATGTCCGTGCAGGCCGTCGTGATGCCGCCCACGACCTTGGGCGTGTTCTTGGTGTTGTAGACCGGGTTGCCCGGATCGACGCGTTCGGGCGAGAAGGCGAGGAAGGCATCCTCGCCGATGGTCAGGCCGCGCGCTTCGAGCGCCGGCAGCAGCAGGTCGCGCGTGGTGCCGGGATAGGTCGTGCTCTCGAGCACCACGAGCATGCCCGGGTGCGCATGGCGCGCCACGGTGTCGGTGGCCGAGATCACGTACGACATGTCGGGATCGCGCGTCTTGGCGAGCGGCGTCGGCACGGCGATGGACACCGTGTCCACCTCGCCCAGCCGGGCCTCGTCGGTGGTCGCCTCGAAGCGCCCGCCCTTCACGTGCTTCGCCACCTGCGCGGCCGGCACGTCCTGGATGTGCGACTCGCCGCGCATCAGCAGGTCGCAGACGCGCTGCTGCACGTCGTACCCGATCACGTGGAATCCGGCCTCGCAGAGCTCCATCACCAGCGGGAGTCCCACGTAGCCCAGCCCCACCACGGCACAGACGGCCTGGCGGGACTCGATGCGCTGCTGCAGCCGATCGCGAATGCTCGTCATCGTTGGCCTGGCCTCGGGTTACTTGCCGAAGAAGCCGCGCACCGCCGACACGACCTCGTCGAGCTGCGCCGGCGTGAGCTCGGGGTAGATCGGGAGCGAGACGACTTCCTTCGACGCCCGCTCGGCCTCGGGACACTGCCCTTCCTTGTAGCCGAGGTAGGCGAAGCACGGCTGCAGGTGCAGCGGAAGCGGGTAGTAGACCGAATGGCCGATCCCCTTCGAGGCGAGGTGCGCCTTGAACTCATCGCGGCGCGGCACGCGGAGGGTGTACTGGTTGAAGATCGACTCGCTCACCGGCTCGGTGTACGGCGTCGTGATCTCGGCGACATCGGCGAACGCCTGGTTGTAGAACGCAGCGTTGGCGCGGCGCTTGGCGCTCCACTGCGCGAGGTGCGGAAGCTTGGCCAGCAGTGCCGCCGCCTGCAGCGCGTCGAGACGCGAGTTGTAGCCGACGATCTCGTGGATGTATGTCTTGGTGCTGCCGTGCGTGCGGAGGCGCATGAGTTCGTTGTAGAGCCCCTCGTCCTGCGTCACCACCGCGCCGCCATCGCCGTAGCCGCCCAAGTTCTTGGACGGGAAGAAGGAGAAGGTGCCGATGGTCGCCGCTTCGCCCGCCATGCGCCAGGTGCCGTCGATCTTGCGGCGCGCGCCGATGCTCTGCGCCGCGTCCTCGATCACGGGAATGTCCTTGGCCACCTTGGCCACCGCCTCGACCGCCGCCACCTGGCCGAACAGGTCGACGGGAACGACGGCCTTCGTTTTCGAGGTGATCGCCGCGCCCACCGCCGCCGGATCGATGTTGAACGTCTTCGGGTCGATGTCCACGAAGACCGGCGTGGCGCCGACGTTGTGGATGGCGCCCGCGGTCGCGAAGAAGGTGAAGGGCGACGTGACGACTTCCGTTCCGGCCACCGCCCCCACCGCGCGATACGCGATCAGCAGCGCGTCGGTGCCGCTGGCGCAGCCCACGGCATACCTGGCGTTCGACAGCTTGGCCACCTCAGCCTCGAGGTCGGCAACCGGCTTGCCGAGGATGAACGCCTGGTCATCCACGACCTTCATGATGGACGCGACGACCTCGTCGCGGATGGTCGCGTGCTGCGCGCGGAGGTCGAGCAGAGGGACGGACATGGGCGGGTATGGGAAAGGGGGAACCGGAGGTTCCCTTAATAGTTGTCGTAACCGGATAAAGTTACTTCCGGAGAGCGAGGAAGGGGAGGCACAGCGGGGTTATGGGGGCGGAACGGGGAGGGGGTAGAGGCCAGGCGAGGGGCGAGGGGATGCGGAACGAGGAGGGAGGTCACTGGCGTGCCCAGGACCTCCCTCCTCGTTCCGAATCTCGTCCCGCCTCGCCTGGCCTCTACCTCGTCCTCGTTCCGTTACAGTTGCGCCCTGAGCGGGAGGGGCACTTCCCTGCCCGTCTTCGCCGACTCGTAGATCCCGAGGATCAGCTCGAGCGACTTGCGGCCGGAGCGTCCGTCCGTGTCGGGCACCGACTCATCGCGCAGGACGGCCAGCACATTTCGGTAGTAGCCGGCGTGGCCGAAGCCGTAGACGTTGGGCGGGTTGGTGGCCGCCTGCTCGATCAGCTTGTCATCGTCGTCGTACGACTCGAACTGCCAGTGCTCGACCTTGTTCACCGCCGTGCCGCCGATCTTGACCGTCCCCTTCTCGCCGATGATGGTGATGGACCCTTCGAGGTTCCGCGGATAGGTCAGCATCGTCACTTCGAACACGCCGATGGCGCCGTTGCGGAACTTGAGGATCGCCGCGCCCGAGTCCTCGGCTTCGATGCGCCGCGCCAGCGTGGCGGTGCGCGCCATCACGCTTTCGACCGGACCCACCAGCCACTGCACCAGATCCACGTAGTGCGAGGCCTGGTTCATGAAGGCGCCGCCGTCGAACTCCCAGGTGCCGCGCCACGGCGCCTGATCGTAGTACTCCTGCGGCCGCGCCCAGCGCACCGTGGCATTGGCCATGTAGATGCGGCCGAACCGGCCGCGGTCCACGGCGCGCCGCAGCAGCTGGATCGCGGGATTGAGCCGGTTCTGCTTGACGACGAACAGCCGCACGCCCGCGTCATCGCACGCCTGCACCAGCGCATCCGCCGCCGAGAGCGAGATCGCCATCGGCTTCTCGCAGACCACGTGCTTGCCCGCCTGCGCCGCCTTGATGCCGTGCGCGGGATGCAGCCCCGACGGCGTGGCGACCACCACCACGTCACAGTCGGCCCGCTTCAGCATCTCGTCGTACGCGGTGAACCACGGCACGCCCCACTTGGCACCGGCCTCGCGCGCCCGCTCCTCGACGATATCGCACACGGCCGTGAGCGTGAGTCCCTCGAGGCCCGCGATCGCGTCGAAGTGGTTGTGCGCGATGCGCCCGCAGCCCACGAGCGCCACCTTGAAGTTGCGATCGCTCATCGGTTGCCTGCCGGCAGCGGCGTGACCTTCTCCCCCTTGCGCGCATACTCGCGCGCGCACGACGGGCACTCGAGTTGCATGATGTCCTCGCGCAGCTTCACGCCACACTCGCACATCCACCCGGTGCGCCGCGCCGGCACGCCCGTCACCAGCGCGTAGTCCGGCACGTCCTTCGCCACCACCGCGCCGGCGCCGACGAAGCAGTACCGGCCCAGGGTGACGCCGCAGACGATGGTGGCGTTCGCGCCGATGGAAGCGCCCTGCTGCACCAGCGTGCGCCGGTACTCGTGCTTGCGCGACACCGCGCTGCGCGGATTGATGACGTTGGTGAAGACCATCGACGGGCCGCAGAAGACGTCGTCCTCGAGTTCCACGCCCTCGTAGATCGAGACGTTGTTCTGGATCTTCACGTTGTCGCCGATCTTCGTGCCGTTCATCACCACCACATTCTGGCCCAGCGAGCACCGCGCGCCGATGACGGCGCCCGGCATCACGTGGCAGAAATGCCAGACCTTGGTGTCGGCGCCAAGCACCGCGCCGTCATCAACGAACGAGGATGGGTGGACCCAGGGTTTAGTCATGGCGGAAATGTGGGTGGGGCAGACGGGAGACGGAAGACGGGAGACGAGAGATCCGCCGCCATGCCCTGTCGTACTCTGTCGTACTCTGTCGTACTCTGTAGTACTCTGTCGTACTCTGTCTTACTCTGTCATACTCTGCGGCTATCCAATGTCCGCCAGCCACTCCTGCACACTGCGCACCGTCTTGGGCCGTTCGCGCAGCGTCTGGATGGCGTCGCTCGCGGCGCTCGCCGCCGAGAGCGTGGTCGTATACGGCACCCGCTGCGTGATGGCCACCTGACGCAGGGAGTAGTCGTCCTTCTGCGACCGCTTGCCGAGCGGCGTGTTGACGAGGAGGTGGATCTCCCCGTTGACCAGCAGGTCGATGCCGTTCGGACGCCCTTCGCTCACCTTCTTCACGGCGTCGCACGGCACGCCGTGCTCGCGCAGGTAGCGTGCCGTGCCGGTCGTCGCGACGAGACCGAAGCCCATCGCGTGGAACCGGCGCGCGATCTCCACGGCCTTCGGCTTGTCGTGGTCGTTGACGGTCAGCATCACCATGCCGGAAAGCGGCAGGCCGTTGCCCGCCCCCAATTCCGCCTTGGCGAACGCCATGCCGAACGAGTCGGCGATGCCCATCACCTCGCCGGTCGAGCGCATCTCGGGGCCGAGGATCGGGTCGTACTCGCGGAACTTGGTGAACGGGAAGACCGCTTCCTTGACCGCGACGTACGGCGGGATGATCTCCTTCGTATAGCCGATGTCGACCAGCTTCTCCCCGAGCATCACGCGCGCGGCCAGCGAGGCGAGCGGGACGCCGATCGTCTTCGACACGAACGGGATGGTGCGCGACGCGCGCGGATTGACCTCGAGCACGTAGACGACGCCATCCTTCACCGCGTACTGCACGTTGATGAGCCCGACCACGCCGAAGGCCTTCGCAAAGGCGACGGTGTGCGCGCGCATCTGGTCGGCGTCCTTCTCGGAGAGCTGGATGGGCGGGAGCACGCAGGCGGAGTCGCCGGAGTGGATGCCGGCGTCCTCGATGTGGTGCATCACGCCGCCGATGACCACCGTCTCGCCGTCGCTCAGCGCGTCGACGTCCGCTTCCCAGGCGTCCTCCAGGAAGCTGTCGATGAGCACCGGGCGATCCTCCGAGACGCGGACGGCGCGCTGGAAGTAGTCGCGCAGGGCGGGCTCGTCATAGACGATTTCCATCGCGCGCCCGCCGAGGACGTAGCTGGGGCGCAGCAGCACCGGATACCCGATGCGCTTGGCAATCTCCACCGCGGCGTCGACGCTCGTCGCCGTCCCGTTGGGTGGCTGGGCGACGCCGAGATTGCGCGCCACCTCCTCGAACCGCCGGCGGTCTTCCGCGGCGTCAATCGAATCGGGCGAGGTGCCGAGGATCTTCACCCCCGCCGCCTCGAGGCCGCGCGTCAGCTTCAGCGGCGTCTGGCCGCCCAGCTGCACGATGACGCCGATCGGCTGCTCGCGCTCGACGATCTCGAGCACGTGCTCCAGCGTGAGCGGCTCGAAATAGAGCTTGTCGCTGGTGTCGTAGTCGGTGGAGACGGTCTCGGGGTTCGAGTTGATCATGATCGTCTCGTACCCCTGCTCGCGCAGCGCCATGACGGCGCGCACGCAGCAGTAGTCGAACTCCACGCCCTGCCCGATGCGGTTGGGCCCCGACCCGAGGATGATCACCGACTTGCGGCCGGTGCGCGGCGCCTCGGTCTCCTCGTCCCACGTGCTGTACAGGTACGGCGTGCTCGACGGGAACTCGCCGGCGCAGGTGTCCACCATCTTGTAGACGGGGCGGATGCCGGCCTTCCACCGGCGCGCCCGGACGTCGGCTTCCTTCTCGCCGCGCAGGCGCGCGAGCTGGGCGTCGGCAAAGCCCATCTGCTTCATCCGCTTCAGCACGCCCTCGCTCACCGTCCGCAGCGCCGCGTACTCGCGCTCGGCGTCCACCAGCTCCTGCATCTGCGCCAGGAACCAGGGATCGATGAAGGTGATCTCGTGCAGCTCGGCGAGGCTCATCCCGGCGAGGATCGCCCGCTTCACCTGGAAGATGCGCTCCGGCGTCGGTAGCTGCAGCGCGGCGCGCAGCGCGTCGATGGAGTCGTCGGGCAGGCGGTCGTCGATGAGCCGATCCCCGATGTCCCATCCCTGGCGGCCGTTCTCCAGCGCGCGCAGCCCCTTCTGGAAGGCCTCCTTGAAGGTGCGGCCGATCGCCATCGACTCGCCGACGCTCTTCATCTGCGTCGTGAGCCCCGGGTTGGCCCCCGGGAACTTCTCGAAGGCGAAGCGCGGGCACTTCACCACCACGTAGTCGAGCACCGGCTCGAACGAGGCCGGCGTCGTCTTCGTGATGTCGTTGGGGAGCTCGTCCAGGCGATAGCCGACGGCGAGCTTCGTGCCGATCTTCGCGATCGCGAAGCCGGTCGCCTTGGAGGCGAGCGCCGACGAGCGCGAGACGCGCGGGTTCATCTCGATGACGATGAGCTCGCCGTTGGCCGGGTTGAGCGCGAACTGGATGTTGCAGCCGCCGGCGTCCACGCCGATCTCGCGGATCACCTTGATGGCCGCGTCGCGCATCAGCTGGTACTCGCGGTCGGTGAGCGTCATCGCCGGCGCGACGGTGATGGAGTCGCCGGTGTGCACGCCCATCGGGTCGAGGTTCTCGATGGAGCAGATGATGACGACGTTGTCGTCCTTGTCGCGCATCACCTCCAGCTCGAACTCCTTCCAGCCGATGAGCGAGCGCTCGATGAGCACCTGCGAGATGGGCGACTCGTCGAGGCCGCGGCGGCAGGTGGCCTTGAACTCGATCAGGTTGTAGGCGACGCCGCCGCCCGAGCCGCCGAGCGTGAAGGCGGGACGGATGATGGCCGGGAAGCCGGTGAACTCGAGGATCTCGAGCGCCTCCTCCATCGTCGTCGCGATGCGCCCCTGCGGGCACTTGAGCCCGATCTTCTCCATCGCCTCGCCGAAGAGCTTGCGGTCCTCGGCCACCGCGATGGCGCGCGCGTTGGCGCCGATCAGCTCGACCCCGTACTTGGCGAGCACGCCGTTCTCGTGCAGGGCCATCGCCACGTTGAGCGCCGTCTGGCCGCCCATCGTCGGCAGGAGCGCGTCGGGGCGCTCGCGCGCGATGATCAGCTCGACGAACTCCGGCGTCACCGGCTCGATGTAGGTGCGATCGGCGACCTCCGGATCGGTCATGATGGTCGCCGGGTTCGAGTTGACGAGGATGACCTCGTACCCCTCCTCGCGCAGCGCCTTGGCGGCCTGCGTGCCGGAGTAGTCGAACTCGGCGGCCTGCCCGATGACGATGGGGCCGGACCCGATGAGCAGGATGCGATGGATGTCAGTGCGACGCGGCATTCAACAGGTCGTCGATGATGTCCGTGCGGGACCGGCGGGGAGTCCATCCGGTCGCGGTACGAAGTTTCGAGTTGTCGCCCACGAGCCACGGCACGTCCACGGCGCGGCGGAGGGCGGGATCGCTCACGAGCTCGGCGTCGACGCCGGCCCGCGCGCACACCTCGCGGGCGAGGGCCTCGACGGTCACGCCGGTGCCTGAGCACACGTTGTAGACCTCGCCGGGAACGCCGTGGCTCGCGAGTGAAAGATAGGCGGTCGCAACGTCCTCCGCGTGCAGGAAGTCGCGGGTGGTGTGGCCGTTCCCGATCTTCAGCGACCGCGGCGCCGGCGCGTGTTTCGCGGCCAGCACACGGTCCACGAGGGCGGGAATCAGGAAATGCCGCGCCTGGCCCGGGCCCGAATGGTTGAACGAGCGGGTGCAGGTGACGCGCAGGCCGTCGGCGCGCGCCGCCTCGAGCGCGAAGACTTCCTGCGCCCCCTTGCTCGCGGCATAGATGGTGCGCGGATGGCACGCCGCCGTCTCCGGCAGCGGCCCCGCTTTCGCCTCGTGCGCGCCATACTGCTCGGCGCTGCCCACGATCACGATGGCCGGGTCGAGCGCGCCCGCCGCGCGGCGGCGGCGGATGTCGGCGAGCATCACCACGGCGCTCATGACGTTGGTCTCGCAGACGTTCACTGGCTCCTCGCGCGCCGTCGGCACGAAGGAGATGCCCGCGAGGTGGAAGACGGCGTCCGGCGTCGACGCGTCGAGCACCTCGGCGACGGCATCCACGGCGCGCAGGTCGGTGGAGATCCAGCGCACCGCGCGGCGCTCGTCGTCGGTGAGGGCGCCGTGCGGGGCGGGACCGGTGAGCGAGGCGCCGGTCACCTCCCATCCGTCGCGGAGGAGCGCCCGGCACAGCCACTGCCCTGCGAAGCCGGCGGCGCCGGTAACGAGGGCGCGCTTCACGTCAGCCGGCCACGCGATGCCGCGCCAGGTCGGCGTCCACCATCATCCGGACCAGCCCGTGGAAGTCCACGGTGGGCGTCCAGCCCAGCTGCTCGCGCGCCTTCGACGGATCGGCCACCAGTAGTTCCACCTCGGCGGGGCGCATGAACCGCGGATCCACCTTCACATGGTCGTGCCAGTCGAGCCCCGCGTGGGCGAACGCCACCTCGCAGAGTTGCTGCACGGTCCAGGTATGCCCCGTCCCGACGACATAGTCCCCGGGCTCGTCCTGCTGCAGCATACGCCACATCGCGTCCACGTAGTCGCCGGCGAAGCCCCAGTCGCGGCGCGCCGTCAGCGTGCCAAGGACGACCTCGCGGGCGGTCCCCAGCTTGATGCGCGCCACCGCGTCGGTGACCTTGCGCGTCACGAACTCGAGGCCGCGGCGCGGGCTCTCGTGGTTGAAGAGGATGCCGCTCACCGCGTAGAGCCCGAAGGACTCGCGGTAGTTCACCGTGATCCAGTGGCCATACACCTTGGCCACGCCATACGGCGACCGCGGATAGAGCGGCGTGTTCTCGCGCTGCGGCGTCTCCTGCACCATGCCGAACATCTCGGACGAGCTGGCCTGATAGAAGCGCGCCTTGGGGCAGGCCCGCTTCATCGCCTCGAGCATGCGCGTCACGCCGAGGGCCGTGAACTCGCCCGTCAGCACCGGCTGCGTCCACGACGTGGCGACGAAGCTCTGCGCGGCCAGGTTGTAGATCTCATCGGGCTTCACCGCATCCATCACGTCGACCAGCGACGTCTGGTCGAGCAGGTCCGCCGAGTGCAGCTCCACGCGATCGATGAGGTGCTCGATCCGCTCGTACGGCGTCGTCGACGAGCGGCGGACGATCCCCACCACGCGGTAGCCCTTCGCGAGGAGAAGTTCGGCCAGGTAGGAACCATCTTGGCCGGTGATGCCGGTGATCAGCGCGGTAGGCATTTAGGAGATCGGATGGCGAAAGGCGGATGGCAGACGGCGGATGACGGATGGCGGATGGCAGCGCAACCTGGTGGCGGCCTCTGCAGATGAATGTACCATCTGCCAACGGCCATCAGCCATCTGCCATCGCCCGTTGGGCCTCACATGAAGAAGGGAGCCCTCTGGGGCTCCCCTCTCACTACCCCAACGAGAAGCGCGACCGCGCGCTTAAGCGACCGCCGCCTTCCCGCGCGGGGCGCGGCGCACCTTGTTGGCGTGCAGGCAGCGGGTGCACACCTTGACCTTGGTGATCTTCCCTTCGTGGACCACGCGGACGACCTGGAGGTTGGGCTTCCAGGTGCGGCGGGTCTTGTTGTTGGCGTGCGAGACGTTGTTGCCGAAGGCGATTCCCTTCTCGCAGACGTAGCACTTGTTGCGGGCGATGGGCATGGCTCAGTTCTCCACGATCTCGATGCGCGCCATGTCCGCGCCGTCGCCCTTGCGATGGCCCGTCTTGAGGATGCGCGTGTACCCGCCCGCGCGCTTGGCCATCTTCGGACCGACTTCCTGGAACAGCTTGTCGGCGGCCCCGCGCTTGTGGACGTGCTTTCCGGCCTCGCGGCGCGCGTGCAGCGTGCCGGCCTTGGCCTTGGTGATCAGCTTCTCGACGAACGGCCGCAGCTCCTTGGCCTTCGCTTCGGTCGTTTCGATCGCGCCGCTCTCGATGAGAGAGGTCGCGAGGTTGCGCAGAAGCGCGAGCTTCTGCTCGCTGGTCCGGCGCAGCTGCCGGCCTGCCTTACGGTGACGCATCGGGTGTTACTCCTCTTCTTCGTCGTCGGGCGCGTTGGCCGCGGCCCGGCTCGGCGGCGTGCCCCAGTCCGTGACCCGGACGCCGTCGCCACTGTCCTCGAACTTCATCCCGAAGTTCAACCCTTCACGCTCGAGCAGGTCCGCGATCTCCTGGAGCGACTTCTTGCCAAAGTTCTTGACCTGAATGATCTGCCCTTCCGTCTGCCGGACGAGATCGCCGAGCGAACGGATGTTGGAATTCTTCAGGGAGTTGACCGACCGCACCGAGAGCTCGAGCGCGTCGATGGAGGTCGACAGCAGCTGGGCGAGACGCTGGGCGTCGGACGTGCCGTCGCCGGCGATGGCCGCGCTGTGCGACCCGAAGCCGGCGAAGTACTGGAAGTGCGTCTGCGCGAGGGCGGCGGCGTAGCTGACCGCCTCCTCCGGCGACACCGTGCCGTTCGTCTCGACCGTGAGGACGAGGCGATCGTAGTCGGTGCGCTGGCCGACGCGGGTCTCGCTGACGTGGAAGTTCACGCGGCGGACCGGCGAGTAGATGGAGTCGATGCGGACGAGGTCCACCGGGAGCGACCGGTCGGCCGGGTGCTGCTCGGCCTCGAGGTAGCCGCGCCCCTTGTTCACGTACAGCTCGACCGTGATGTCGCGGTCGTCCTGCATGGTGAACAGGTGATGCCTGGGGTTGACGACCTTCACGCCCCCCTGGTCCTCGATGTCGCCCGCGACCACCGCCCCGGCCTTGGTGCAGTTGATGCGGAGCACCGTCTCCTCGAGGTCGCTCGCCAGCGAGAGCGTGAGCGTCTTGAGGTTGCCGATGATCTGGTGGACGTCCTCGACGACGCCCTGGATGGTCTGGTGCTCGTGGAGCACGCCATCGATGCGGAAGCCCCACACCGCGGAGCCGCGCAGCGACGACAGCAGCATGCGGCGCATCGCGTTGCCGAGCGTGTGCCCGTAGCCGCGTTCGAGCGGCTGCAGGCGGAACTCGGCGATGTTCGGGTTGTCGTCGCGCTTCGTCATCTCAACGAGCTGCGGCCGCACCAACCCGCGCAAATCAATAGTCTGAGCCATACGTCCGTGAGATCCGTGATGTGGTCAGGCGGCGATCAGTTCGCCGCCTACGCCCTGCCTCGCCCCTGACGCGCGGCAGGCCCGTGTAACAGTCAGGGTAGACCAGGTGGTGCGGGCACGGGCACGGGCACGGAACAGCTGCCAGCCCCCGGGCGTCGCACCGCCGTTACTTCGAGTACAACTCCACGACCAGCTGCTCCTGCGCCGCGATCGGGATGGACGCGCGCTGCGGACGCTCGAGCATGCGGCCGCTGAACGAATCCTTGTCCACGGCCAGCCAGCTCGGGACCTGGCCGCGGGCGGCCTGCTCGAGCGAGGCGACCACCGCACCGAAGGCGCGGGCGTGCTGACGGACGCGGATCTCCTCGCCCGGCTGCACCTGGTACGACGGGATATCGACGGACTTGCCGTTGATCTCGACGTGGCGGTGACGGATGAGCTGGCGCGCCGCCTTGCGGCTGGCGGCGAAGCCCATGCGGTACACCATGTTGT
Protein-coding regions in this window:
- a CDS encoding acyltransferase, coding for MTKPWVHPSSFVDDGAVLGADTKVWHFCHVMPGAVIGARCSLGQNVVVMNGTKIGDNVKIQNNVSIYEGVELEDDVFCGPSMVFTNVINPRSAVSRKHEYRRTLVQQGASIGANATIVCGVTLGRYCFVGAGAVVAKDVPDYALVTGVPARRTGWMCECGVKLREDIMQLECPSCAREYARKGEKVTPLPAGNR
- a CDS encoding nucleotide sugar dehydrogenase; its protein translation is MTSIRDRLQQRIESRQAVCAVVGLGYVGLPLVMELCEAGFHVIGYDVQQRVCDLLMRGESHIQDVPAAQVAKHVKGGRFEATTDEARLGEVDTVSIAVPTPLAKTRDPDMSYVISATDTVARHAHPGMLVVLESTTYPGTTRDLLLPALEARGLTIGEDAFLAFSPERVDPGNPVYNTKNTPKVVGGITTACTDMASRLYSSCIDRTVPVSSPEAAELVKLLENTFRSVNIGLVNEMAIVCDRLGVDVWEVIEAAATKPFGFMKFTPGPGIGGHCIPLDPHYLAWKMRTLNYKTRFIDLASEINSAMPAYVVEKVARALNDVKKAVNGSRVLVLGVAYKNDIDDMRESPALDVIKLLEAQGAHVEYHDPHVPRFREDGHEVVGVSLTDEVLVAADVVVVVTNHKAVDYQRVVNLASLVVDTRHATAGLKPGKARIVSLTPDAPRQHAAV
- a CDS encoding UDP-glucose/GDP-mannose dehydrogenase family protein, which translates into the protein MNITVIGSGYVGLVAGACFAETGSNVTCADIDQAKIDGLKKNVLPIYEPGLDTLVERNQGAGRLKFTIDIAGAVASADVVFIAVGTPPDEDGSADLKHVLAVADTIGRFMAREIVVVTKSTVPVGTAEKVRAAVAANAKFPFHVCSNPEFLKEGAAIDDFLKPDRVVLGVESDFARSVMAELYAPFVRTGKPIIFMDIPSAEMTKYAANSMLATRISFMNEIAGLCEKVGANVDLVRKGIGSDSRIGSAFLFPGPGYGGSCFPKDVQALLRTAHRVDAPLAVLEAVESANARQKTVLGAKLAAALGSLQGKRIAVWGLSFKANTDDMRESPALVLIDAILKSGGTVCAHDPAAMPEARRRLGDTITYAETNYAALEGADALVVVTDWNEYRFPDFARIHATLKAPVLIDGRNLYDPAKMAKFGFTYRSIGRERA
- a CDS encoding Gfo/Idh/MocA family oxidoreductase; this encodes MSDRNFKVALVGCGRIAHNHFDAIAGLEGLTLTAVCDIVEERAREAGAKWGVPWFTAYDEMLKRADCDVVVVATPSGLHPAHGIKAAQAGKHVVCEKPMAISLSAADALVQACDDAGVRLFVVKQNRLNPAIQLLRRAVDRGRFGRIYMANATVRWARPQEYYDQAPWRGTWEFDGGAFMNQASHYVDLVQWLVGPVESVMARTATLARRIEAEDSGAAILKFRNGAIGVFEVTMLTYPRNLEGSITIIGEKGTVKIGGTAVNKVEHWQFESYDDDDKLIEQAATNPPNVYGFGHAGYYRNVLAVLRDESVPDTDGRSGRKSLELILGIYESAKTGREVPLPLRAQL
- a CDS encoding DegT/DnrJ/EryC1/StrS family aminotransferase, with protein sequence MSVPLLDLRAQHATIRDEVVASIMKVVDDQAFILGKPVADLEAEVAKLSNARYAVGCASGTDALLIAYRAVGAVAGTEVVTSPFTFFATAGAIHNVGATPVFVDIDPKTFNIDPAAVGAAITSKTKAVVPVDLFGQVAAVEAVAKVAKDIPVIEDAAQSIGARRKIDGTWRMAGEAATIGTFSFFPSKNLGGYGDGGAVVTQDEGLYNELMRLRTHGSTKTYIHEIVGYNSRLDALQAAALLAKLPHLAQWSAKRRANAAFYNQAFADVAEITTPYTEPVSESIFNQYTLRVPRRDEFKAHLASKGIGHSVYYPLPLHLQPCFAYLGYKEGQCPEAERASKEVVSLPIYPELTPAQLDEVVSAVRGFFGK